One genomic region from Streptomyces sp. NBC_00457 encodes:
- a CDS encoding alpha/beta fold hydrolase, whose amino-acid sequence MAPFLTYEDKGADTSLLPLVLIHGHPFDRTMWTPQTEAFSASRRVIAPDLRGYGASPVVPGVTPLSDFARDIEALLDELKVREFVLAGLSMGGQIAMECYRLFGERIRGLVLADTFPAAETAEGKVIRNEMADRLLAEGMRGYADEVLEKMVAPYASPQVKAHVHRMMTATPPEGAAAALRGRAERPDYRTLLTHVTVPTLVVVGADDTYTPVTDAEAMHAALPDSTLRVVEGAAHMPNLERPAEFNEVLGQFLVSVDDCATS is encoded by the coding sequence AGCGGATACCTCCCTGCTCCCCCTCGTCCTCATCCACGGCCACCCCTTCGACCGCACGATGTGGACCCCGCAGACCGAGGCGTTCTCCGCCTCCCGCCGGGTCATCGCCCCCGACCTGCGCGGTTACGGCGCCTCCCCGGTGGTCCCCGGCGTCACCCCCCTCTCCGACTTCGCCCGCGACATCGAGGCGCTGCTGGACGAGCTGAAGGTGCGGGAGTTCGTCCTGGCCGGCCTCTCGATGGGCGGCCAGATCGCGATGGAGTGCTACCGCCTCTTCGGCGAGCGCATCCGGGGCCTGGTCCTCGCGGACACCTTCCCGGCGGCGGAGACGGCGGAGGGCAAGGTGATCCGCAACGAGATGGCGGACCGGCTGCTGGCCGAAGGCATGCGCGGATACGCCGACGAGGTGCTGGAGAAGATGGTCGCGCCGTACGCCTCACCGCAGGTCAAGGCCCACGTCCACCGCATGATGACGGCGACGCCCCCGGAAGGCGCGGCGGCAGCCCTGCGCGGCCGCGCCGAACGCCCCGACTACCGCACCCTGCTGACCCACGTCACCGTCCCGACGCTGGTCGTCGTCGGCGCCGACGACACATACACACCGGTCACGGACGCGGAGGCGATGCACGCGGCACTGCCCGACTCGACGCTCAGGGTCGTCGAGGGGGCGGCCCACATGCCGAACCTGGAACGCCCGGCTGAATTCAACGAGGTGCTGGGGCAGTTCCTGGTGTCGGTGGACGACTGCGCGACCTCCTGA
- a CDS encoding endonuclease/exonuclease/phosphatase family protein, giving the protein MDTEVAEWTASGDGRERRTSRRPGVGFAVLLFAGVSVVVGCRLADTDAITPVPQVLAFLPWLLVPTGLGLLLTVLARWWVGAVWGVVLLGLLAWFIEPYGKSAQPTGPVLASFRVLTSNVEFGQATDALVETVRRDKPDIVFVEECDVACDTVLKRDLAADYPHREAVIAGGSEGSVILSRFPLQGTDGIPGTLAMPGAVADVRGHDVRLQLAHPMPPLPGQTDVWRRELGALRDYVSADEQTPTILAGDFNASQDHAAFRRILDAGLRDAARLTGDDRTPSWPTRTTPTFGTQIDHVLLSPDFSARTARFLDLADTDHRSLLVDVTLHQRG; this is encoded by the coding sequence TTGGACACCGAGGTTGCCGAGTGGACCGCTTCCGGTGACGGGCGCGAGCGACGGACCTCGCGGCGTCCCGGCGTCGGGTTCGCCGTGCTGCTGTTCGCCGGAGTCAGTGTCGTCGTGGGCTGCCGGCTCGCCGACACCGACGCCATCACGCCCGTCCCGCAGGTCCTCGCCTTCCTGCCCTGGCTGCTCGTGCCCACGGGTCTCGGGCTGCTGCTCACCGTGCTCGCGCGGTGGTGGGTCGGGGCGGTGTGGGGCGTCGTCCTGCTGGGTCTGCTGGCGTGGTTCATCGAGCCGTACGGCAAGAGCGCCCAGCCGACCGGACCCGTCCTCGCCTCGTTCCGTGTGCTCACCTCGAACGTCGAGTTCGGGCAGGCCACCGACGCCCTCGTCGAGACCGTACGACGCGACAAGCCGGACATCGTGTTCGTGGAGGAGTGCGACGTCGCCTGCGACACGGTGCTCAAGCGCGACCTGGCCGCCGACTATCCGCACCGTGAGGCCGTGATCGCCGGTGGCTCCGAGGGGTCGGTCATCCTCAGCCGCTTCCCGCTCCAGGGCACGGACGGCATCCCCGGCACGCTGGCGATGCCCGGCGCCGTCGCCGACGTGCGCGGGCACGACGTACGGCTCCAGCTCGCGCACCCCATGCCGCCGTTGCCCGGGCAGACGGACGTATGGCGCCGGGAGCTGGGCGCCCTGCGCGACTACGTGAGCGCCGACGAGCAGACCCCCACCATCCTGGCCGGTGACTTCAACGCCTCCCAGGACCACGCCGCCTTCCGCCGCATCCTGGACGCCGGTCTGCGCGACGCGGCCCGGCTCACCGGCGACGACCGCACGCCGAGCTGGCCGACCCGGACGACACCGACGTTCGGCACCCAGATCGACCATGTGCTGCTGTCCCCGGACTTCTCCGCGCGCACGGCCCGCTTCCTGGACCTCGCCGACACCGACCACCGGTCGCTGCTGGTCGACGTCACGCTCCACCAGCGGGGATGA
- a CDS encoding FUSC family protein, which translates to MSREFPIGLTPPDWLVRNLRSVPAPVNRSAVARAALAMALPLAIGLAVDRPAYGALASMGALSGVIGDTADAYRMRILNIAVPQLFGAVGITLGSLVFGHGWLAVAAVTGVALVSGMISTIGAVASVSGLLLLLNSVVGAGLPMPGEWWLAPALMSGGGLLVLLLALLAWPLRGGVPERTAVADTYRTVAELLAATGDPDAYDTARHSVTQSLNQSYDLVLARRTRHHGRSPELTRLLAQLNAITPVVEAAPAAHLTGEPLPPEIPSAVRHVAEAIDTGYTGPIGLDLPAAVSETNRAMDHAVRHAASVVAAPDIDPHGIDDRLGRPAALRIRAAQAGRNVILSATSWRYGLRLALCIGLAQVLVSIITVPRSYWVALTITFVLKPDFGSVFSRALLRALGTVAGLVVAAAVLSQVPRGWWDVPVMLLLAPLIPALTPRGYGYQTAAITPVILLLSDVLNRQGTGLLLPRLVDSLMGCAIALVAGYLLWPESWHVRVGDRLADAVSDTAAYVEAAFGKGEDPAARARMRRRLYRDLSVIRTEFQRALTEPPPTGRRAAAWWPLVVAVERIVDVTTAARVRVKHGANPPSAAEVAQVTLQLQELAEGLREADVLYEVRTDLTGPSESVLEPLRQEVAAARAIASPH; encoded by the coding sequence ATGTCCCGAGAGTTCCCCATCGGCCTGACGCCCCCCGACTGGCTGGTCCGGAACCTCCGGTCCGTACCGGCGCCCGTCAACCGGTCCGCCGTCGCCCGCGCCGCCCTCGCCATGGCCCTGCCCCTCGCCATCGGCCTCGCCGTCGACCGGCCCGCCTACGGCGCCCTCGCCTCCATGGGCGCGCTGTCGGGAGTCATCGGCGACACCGCCGACGCCTACCGGATGCGGATCCTCAACATCGCCGTCCCGCAGCTCTTCGGCGCCGTCGGTATCACCCTCGGCTCGCTGGTCTTCGGCCACGGCTGGCTCGCGGTCGCCGCCGTCACCGGCGTCGCGCTCGTCTCCGGGATGATCTCGACGATCGGCGCGGTCGCCTCCGTATCGGGACTGCTGCTGCTCCTCAACTCCGTGGTGGGGGCGGGCCTGCCGATGCCGGGCGAGTGGTGGCTCGCGCCGGCGCTGATGTCCGGTGGCGGGCTCCTCGTGCTGCTGCTCGCGCTGCTGGCCTGGCCGCTGCGGGGCGGGGTGCCGGAGCGGACGGCGGTCGCGGACACCTACCGGACGGTGGCCGAACTGCTGGCGGCGACCGGTGATCCCGACGCGTACGACACCGCCCGCCACTCCGTCACGCAGTCGCTGAACCAGTCGTACGACCTCGTCCTCGCCCGGCGCACCCGCCACCACGGCCGCAGCCCCGAACTCACCCGGCTGCTCGCCCAGTTGAACGCCATCACGCCCGTCGTGGAGGCCGCCCCCGCGGCCCACCTGACCGGAGAGCCGCTCCCGCCCGAGATTCCGTCAGCGGTCCGGCACGTCGCGGAGGCCATCGACACCGGTTACACCGGCCCGATAGGGCTCGACCTGCCGGCGGCCGTGAGCGAGACGAACCGCGCCATGGACCACGCCGTGCGCCACGCGGCCTCCGTCGTCGCCGCCCCGGACATCGACCCCCACGGCATCGACGACCGCCTCGGCCGCCCGGCCGCCCTCCGCATCCGCGCCGCCCAGGCCGGACGGAACGTGATCCTGTCCGCCACCTCCTGGCGCTACGGCCTGCGCCTGGCCCTGTGCATCGGCCTGGCCCAGGTCCTCGTGTCGATCATCACGGTCCCGCGCTCCTACTGGGTGGCACTGACCATCACCTTCGTCCTCAAGCCCGACTTCGGATCGGTCTTCTCACGCGCGCTGCTGCGGGCCCTCGGCACGGTCGCCGGACTCGTCGTCGCGGCGGCGGTGCTCTCCCAGGTGCCGCGAGGCTGGTGGGACGTACCGGTGATGCTGCTGCTCGCCCCGCTGATCCCCGCCCTCACCCCGCGCGGCTACGGCTATCAGACCGCCGCCATCACCCCGGTGATCCTCCTCCTCTCCGACGTCCTCAACCGCCAGGGAACGGGCCTGCTGCTGCCCCGCCTCGTCGACTCCCTCATGGGCTGCGCGATCGCGCTGGTCGCGGGCTACCTGCTCTGGCCGGAGAGCTGGCACGTACGCGTGGGCGACCGCCTCGCGGACGCGGTGTCGGACACGGCGGCGTATGTGGAGGCGGCCTTCGGGAAGGGCGAGGACCCCGCCGCCCGCGCCCGCATGCGCCGCCGCCTCTACCGCGACCTCTCCGTCATCCGCACGGAGTTCCAGCGCGCGCTGACCGAACCCCCACCCACCGGCCGCCGCGCCGCCGCCTGGTGGCCCCTGGTCGTCGCCGTGGAACGAATCGTCGACGTGACGACGGCGGCACGGGTGCGGGTGAAGCACGGCGCGAACCCTCCCTCGGCCGCGGAGGTCGCTCAAGTGACCTTGCAACTCCAGGAGTTGGCCGAAGGCCTGCGAGAGGCCGACGTCCTGTACGAGGTCCGCACCGACCTGACCGGCCCGTCGGAAAGCGTCCTGGAACCACTCCGCCAGGAGGTGGCGGCAGCCAGAGCGATCGCGTCCCCGCACTGA
- a CDS encoding PhoX family protein encodes MRIPLPLVRTPSDSHPGGRSAMTCLYRCGNACFHEVPNTTTNEYVGDVIQGALSRRSVMQAAAVVTVAAAAGTAVTAAAAPEAAAATQTTSTFGSSKGARGLRFTAVAPNTNDVVTVPDGYAQNVVIRWGEPILRGAPAFDPDNQTAKAQAGQFGYNNDFLALLPLPGEWNRQILVANHEYTDEVLMFRGYDAANPTREQVEIAWAAHGLSAVVVEGDRKTGKLKPVPRHPLNRRVTATTEFKITGPAAGSDLLKTSADPTGTKALGTLNNCAGGTTPWGTTLHGEENFNQYFANSSRATDKRYGIGTTATERKWELFDKRFDVAQEPNEVHRFGYVVELDPYDPTSKPRKHTALGRFKHEGATVRLTDDGRPVVYSGDDERFDYFYKFVGSKRMKKGSSRAVREHNLSLLDEGTLYVAKLSGDSPAIEIDGTGKLPSDGEFDGSGTWIPLATATAKGAVSHVEGMTADEVFVFTRLAGDKVGATKMDRPEDIEPNPHTGKVYVALTNNTNRGTGTNAKADEANPRNANKHGHVLELTERWNRADSTKFAWSLFLVAGDPNDPATYFAGFPKNKVSPISCPDNVAFDRYGNLWISTDGAQLGYHDGLFGVATRGDRRGELKQFATMPIGAETCGPVIQDRRVLVAVQHPGEKDGATVEKPASTWPDGPGKYVRPAVVAVWRKDGCDIGV; translated from the coding sequence GTGCGCATTCCGCTCCCGCTCGTCAGAACGCCGTCCGATTCGCATCCCGGTGGCCGGTCGGCCATGACCTGTTTGTACCGGTGTGGGAACGCCTGCTTCCACGAGGTGCCCAACACCACCACCAACGAATACGTCGGCGACGTCATCCAGGGCGCCCTCAGCCGCCGTTCGGTGATGCAGGCCGCCGCCGTCGTCACGGTGGCCGCCGCCGCGGGCACCGCCGTGACCGCCGCCGCGGCCCCGGAGGCCGCCGCCGCCACTCAGACGACGTCCACCTTCGGCTCCTCCAAGGGCGCGCGCGGGCTTCGTTTCACCGCTGTCGCCCCCAACACCAACGACGTGGTGACCGTTCCCGACGGCTACGCCCAGAACGTCGTCATCCGCTGGGGCGAGCCCATCCTGCGCGGCGCCCCGGCCTTCGACCCGGACAACCAGACCGCCAAGGCGCAGGCGGGCCAGTTCGGGTACAACAACGACTTCCTCGCGCTGCTGCCCCTCCCGGGTGAGTGGAACCGGCAGATCCTCGTCGCCAACCATGAGTACACCGACGAGGTGCTCATGTTCCGTGGCTACGACGCCGCCAACCCGACCAGGGAGCAGGTCGAGATCGCGTGGGCCGCCCACGGTCTGTCCGCCGTCGTCGTCGAGGGCGACCGGAAGACCGGCAAGCTCAAGCCCGTGCCCCGGCACCCGCTCAACCGTCGCGTCACCGCGACGACCGAGTTCAAGATCACTGGCCCCGCCGCCGGTTCGGACCTGCTGAAGACCTCCGCCGACCCGACCGGCACCAAGGCGCTCGGCACCCTCAACAACTGCGCCGGCGGCACCACCCCGTGGGGCACCACGCTGCACGGCGAGGAGAACTTCAACCAGTACTTCGCCAACAGCAGCCGGGCGACGGACAAGCGGTACGGCATCGGCACCACCGCCACCGAGCGCAAGTGGGAGCTCTTCGACAAGCGCTTCGACGTCGCGCAGGAGCCCAACGAGGTGCACCGCTTCGGCTACGTCGTCGAGCTCGACCCGTACGACCCCACCTCCAAGCCGCGCAAGCACACCGCGCTGGGCCGCTTCAAGCACGAGGGCGCGACCGTGCGGCTCACGGACGACGGCCGTCCCGTCGTCTACTCCGGTGACGACGAGCGCTTCGACTACTTCTACAAGTTCGTCGGCAGCAAGCGGATGAAGAAGGGGTCGAGCAGGGCGGTGCGCGAGCACAACCTCTCGCTGCTCGACGAGGGCACGCTGTACGTCGCCAAGCTCAGCGGCGACTCGCCCGCCATCGAGATCGACGGCACCGGCAAGCTCCCCAGCGACGGCGAGTTCGACGGCAGCGGTACGTGGATCCCGCTGGCCACCGCCACGGCGAAGGGTGCCGTCTCGCACGTCGAGGGCATGACCGCCGACGAGGTCTTCGTCTTCACGCGCCTCGCCGGTGACAAGGTCGGCGCCACCAAGATGGACCGGCCCGAGGACATCGAGCCCAACCCGCACACCGGCAAGGTGTACGTCGCCCTCACCAACAACACCAACCGCGGTACCGGCACGAACGCCAAGGCGGACGAGGCCAACCCGCGCAACGCCAACAAGCACGGGCACGTCCTGGAGCTGACCGAGCGCTGGAACCGCGCCGACAGCACCAAGTTCGCCTGGTCGCTGTTCCTGGTCGCGGGCGACCCGAACGACCCGGCCACCTACTTCGCCGGGTTCCCGAAGAACAAGGTCAGCCCGATCTCCTGCCCGGACAACGTCGCCTTCGACCGGTACGGCAACCTGTGGATCTCCACCGACGGCGCCCAGCTCGGCTACCACGACGGTCTGTTCGGCGTAGCTACGCGCGGTGACCGGCGCGGTGAGCTGAAGCAGTTCGCGACGATGCCGATCGGCGCGGAGACCTGCGGCCCGGTCATCCAGGACCGGCGCGTTCTGGTCGCCGTACAGCACCCGGGCGAGAAGGACGGCGCCACCGTGGAGAAGCCGGCCAGCACCTGGCCCGACGGACCCGGCAAGTACGTCCGCCCGGCGGTCGTGGCGGTGTGGCGCAAGGACGGCTGCGACATCGGCGTCTGA
- a CDS encoding VWA domain-containing protein → MGILTLLRNAFGRSRKARTAEAEGATPSQTPEPTVPSPSPEPTPTPPPTASIPEPRPSTPDDSEHDLVSAAFDKVTVPGPAGEKGETGDTGETGLDEPRAETPTADEPVVEAPVAETPVVDEPVIEEPGTEAPAAEEAVAETPAVDEPVIEDPVSETPAAEEPVVEQPPVVDEPVADEPVAEEPVAVADEPTVEPEPVADEPVAEVAVVEEPAAEEKAPEPTVDEPVAEEPKAVVADAGPESEPAAATEVAPDAEPTPVAAQADKPAAADGDQAPQGPPAPAHEPATGGAGGNDEAEGEAEAVDDAPLPQATRAGGNDKAQGEAEAMPATLLTAYNAARETLTTRNLTGTTAKVYLVLDRSASMRPYYKDGSAQALGEQALALAAHLDPEAKVHVVFFSTELDGTGELTLTDHENKIDDLHAGLGRMGRTSYHTAVEEVISHYEKSATTDPALVIFQTDGAPDARTPATQSLTDAAKKHPAVFFSFVAFGDPENKAFDYLRKLKTDNTAHFLAGETPRELTDQELYEGVLANWRP, encoded by the coding sequence ATGGGCATTCTCACTCTCCTGCGGAACGCGTTCGGCCGCAGCCGAAAGGCCCGCACGGCCGAAGCAGAGGGTGCGACACCTTCGCAGACACCGGAACCGACGGTCCCCTCCCCCTCCCCCGAACCGACCCCCACCCCACCCCCCACGGCTTCCATCCCGGAACCCCGCCCTTCCACACCGGACGACTCCGAGCACGACTTGGTCTCAGCCGCCTTCGACAAGGTGACGGTGCCGGGGCCGGCGGGAGAGAAGGGGGAGACGGGGGACACGGGGGAGACGGGGCTGGATGAGCCGAGGGCCGAGACACCGACGGCCGACGAGCCGGTTGTCGAGGCACCGGTGGCTGAGACGCCGGTTGTCGACGAGCCGGTGATCGAGGAGCCGGGGACAGAGGCCCCGGCGGCCGAGGAAGCGGTGGCCGAGACGCCGGCTGTCGACGAGCCCGTGATCGAGGATCCGGTATCCGAGACCCCGGCCGCCGAGGAACCGGTGGTGGAGCAGCCGCCGGTCGTCGACGAGCCCGTGGCTGACGAGCCGGTGGCCGAGGAACCGGTGGCGGTCGCTGATGAGCCGACGGTGGAGCCGGAGCCCGTAGCTGACGAGCCGGTGGCCGAAGTGGCAGTGGTCGAAGAGCCGGCCGCCGAGGAGAAGGCCCCCGAGCCGACCGTGGACGAGCCGGTCGCCGAGGAGCCGAAGGCGGTCGTCGCAGACGCCGGCCCGGAGTCCGAGCCTGCCGCTGCCACCGAGGTGGCTCCCGACGCCGAGCCGACCCCCGTCGCCGCCCAGGCGGACAAGCCCGCGGCCGCCGACGGCGATCAGGCCCCACAGGGGCCACCCGCACCCGCCCACGAACCCGCCACGGGTGGTGCGGGTGGGAACGACGAGGCCGAAGGCGAAGCCGAGGCCGTAGACGACGCCCCGCTGCCGCAGGCAACCCGTGCGGGTGGGAACGACAAGGCCCAAGGCGAAGCCGAGGCCATGCCCGCCACCCTCCTCACCGCCTACAACGCCGCCCGCGAAACCCTCACCACCCGCAACCTCACCGGCACGACTGCCAAGGTCTACCTCGTCCTCGACCGCTCCGCCTCCATGCGCCCGTACTACAAGGACGGCTCCGCCCAGGCCCTCGGCGAGCAGGCCCTCGCCCTCGCCGCCCACCTCGACCCCGAGGCCAAGGTCCACGTCGTCTTCTTCTCCACGGAACTCGACGGCACCGGCGAACTCACCCTCACCGACCACGAGAACAAGATCGACGACCTGCACGCAGGGCTCGGCCGCATGGGCCGTACCAGCTACCACACGGCCGTCGAAGAGGTCATCAGCCACTACGAGAAGTCCGCCACCACGGACCCCGCACTCGTGATCTTCCAGACGGACGGTGCCCCGGACGCCAGGACCCCCGCCACCCAGTCCCTCACGGACGCGGCGAAGAAACACCCCGCCGTCTTCTTCTCCTTCGTCGCCTTCGGCGATCCGGAGAACAAGGCCTTCGACTACCTCCGCAAGCTCAAAACGGACAACACGGCCCACTTCCTGGCCGGCGAAACCCCACGCGAGCTGACCGACCAGGAGCTCTACGAAGGCGTACTGGCGAACTGGCGCCCGTAG
- the metG gene encoding methionine--tRNA ligase produces MAATGSEKQGGKAYYVSTPIYYVNDAPHLGHAYTTVAGDVLSRWHRQRGEKVWYLTGTDEHGQKIMRTAEANGVSPQEWADKLVTEAWKPLWEHLEIANDDFIRTTEKRHTDRVQEFVQDLHDKGEIYKGGYEGPYCVGCEEYKLPGDLIEAEDGTKLCAIHKKPVEILKEENYFFKLSEYGEKLLAHYEANPGFIQPESARNEVVNFVRQGLQDLSISRSTFDWGVPVPWDDKHVIYVWIDALLNYATAVGYNENPEKFENTFPADVHLVGKDILRFHAIIWPAMLMAQGLPLPGRIVANGWLMVGGEKMSKSNLTGIKPQDLTSHFGVDAYRWYFLRAIAFGQDGSFSWEDFSARYTSELANDYGNLASRVAAMVGKYFGGALPEATAVGEAEKAVQGGLAKAVAEADRRIGDDLDFQGGILAIFDFVKQVNGYITEQEPWKVAKDQSEDGQARLATILYTAAESLRAVAVLLNPVMPDTSQRLWDSLGADAVLGALPDQTLADAAVWGRLPAGATITKGAVLFPRLEEKPSS; encoded by the coding sequence ATGGCGGCCACTGGATCCGAGAAGCAGGGCGGGAAGGCGTACTACGTCTCCACCCCCATTTATTACGTCAACGACGCTCCTCACCTGGGCCACGCCTATACGACCGTCGCAGGCGACGTGCTCTCGCGCTGGCATCGTCAGCGCGGTGAGAAGGTGTGGTACCTCACCGGCACGGACGAGCACGGTCAGAAGATCATGCGCACCGCGGAGGCGAACGGCGTCAGCCCGCAGGAGTGGGCCGACAAGCTCGTCACCGAAGCCTGGAAGCCCCTCTGGGAGCATCTGGAGATCGCGAACGACGACTTCATCCGTACGACGGAGAAGCGTCACACGGACCGCGTCCAGGAGTTCGTCCAGGATCTCCACGACAAGGGCGAGATCTACAAGGGCGGCTACGAGGGCCCGTACTGCGTGGGCTGTGAGGAGTACAAGCTCCCCGGCGACCTCATAGAGGCCGAGGACGGCACGAAGCTGTGTGCCATCCACAAGAAGCCGGTGGAGATCCTCAAGGAGGAGAACTACTTCTTCAAGCTCAGCGAGTACGGCGAGAAGCTCCTCGCCCACTACGAGGCCAACCCCGGCTTCATCCAGCCCGAGTCGGCCCGCAACGAGGTCGTGAACTTCGTCCGCCAGGGCCTCCAGGACCTCTCCATCTCCCGTTCCACCTTCGACTGGGGCGTCCCGGTCCCGTGGGACGACAAGCACGTGATCTACGTGTGGATCGACGCGCTGCTGAACTACGCGACGGCGGTCGGCTACAACGAGAACCCGGAGAAGTTCGAGAACACCTTCCCCGCCGACGTACACCTGGTCGGCAAGGACATCCTCCGCTTCCACGCGATCATCTGGCCCGCGATGCTGATGGCGCAGGGTCTGCCACTGCCCGGCAGGATCGTGGCCAACGGCTGGCTGATGGTCGGCGGCGAGAAGATGTCGAAGTCGAACCTGACGGGCATCAAGCCACAGGACCTGACGTCCCACTTCGGCGTGGACGCGTACCGCTGGTACTTCCTGCGCGCTATCGCGTTCGGCCAGGACGGCTCGTTCTCCTGGGAGGACTTCTCCGCCCGCTACACGAGCGAGCTGGCGAACGACTACGGCAATCTCGCCTCACGCGTGGCCGCGATGGTCGGCAAGTACTTCGGCGGCGCGCTGCCGGAGGCGACGGCCGTGGGCGAGGCCGAGAAGGCCGTTCAGGGCGGACTGGCCAAGGCGGTGGCCGAGGCGGACCGCCGTATCGGCGACGACCTGGACTTCCAGGGCGGCATCCTGGCGATCTTCGACTTCGTGAAGCAGGTCAACGGCTACATCACGGAGCAGGAACCGTGGAAGGTGGCCAAGGACCAGTCTGAAGACGGCCAGGCCCGCCTGGCGACGATCCTCTACACGGCCGCGGAGTCGCTCCGCGCGGTGGCGGTCCTGCTCAACCCGGTCATGCCGGACACCTCTCAGAGGCTCTGGGACTCCCTCGGCGCGGACGCCGTCCTCGGCGCGCTCCCCGACCAGACGCTCGCCGACGCCGCCGTCTGGGGCCGGCTCCCGGCGGGCGCGACGATCACCAAGGGCGCGGTGCTCTTCCCACGCCTGGAGGAGAAGCCGAGCTCGTAG
- a CDS encoding PIN domain nuclease has protein sequence MSDLSYLIDTSAAVRLLSSDAYDADWEQVLDNGLVALCDLTELEILFSARGRADREGIQEELRQLFSWTLMPDGIYQRAREVQQLLTDNGEHRSAGPVDLLIAATAELSGLTLLHHDWDFETVARRTGQSTVWLAEPVPES, from the coding sequence GTGAGTGATCTCTCGTATCTGATCGACACCTCGGCCGCCGTGCGTCTGCTCAGCAGCGATGCGTACGACGCAGACTGGGAGCAAGTGCTCGACAACGGGCTGGTCGCGCTGTGCGATCTGACCGAGTTGGAGATCCTCTTCTCCGCTCGCGGGCGAGCGGATCGCGAGGGCATTCAGGAGGAGCTGCGGCAGCTGTTCAGCTGGACTCTGATGCCCGACGGCATTTATCAGCGCGCTCGCGAGGTTCAGCAGCTTCTCACCGACAACGGTGAGCACCGCTCGGCCGGACCGGTGGACCTGCTCATCGCCGCCACAGCCGAGTTGTCGGGCCTGACCCTGCTCCACCACGACTGGGACTTCGAGACCGTCGCTCGCCGTACGGGCCAGTCGACCGTCTGGCTGGCCGAGCCCGTGCCCGAGTCCTGA
- a CDS encoding type II toxin-antitoxin system VapB family antitoxin, producing the protein MSKLLIEVDDEALAEAQELLGTKTKKDTVNTALLEVAKRRSRAIALAKLRERGARGDFDILLDKRNYRR; encoded by the coding sequence ATGTCGAAGTTGCTCATCGAGGTCGACGACGAAGCTCTGGCGGAAGCCCAGGAGCTGCTGGGCACGAAGACCAAGAAGGACACCGTCAACACCGCGCTGTTGGAAGTCGCCAAGCGGCGCAGCCGGGCCATAGCGCTGGCCAAGCTCCGTGAGAGGGGGGCGCGTGGTGACTTCGACATCCTTCTGGACAAGAGGAACTACCGCCGGTGA